The region TCGCATTGAGGAAGAAGATTTTTATCGCGAACTGAATCTGCTAGTAAACAACGTGGAAGCACGTAAGATTGCTGAAAAATACATCGCTGCTGATTAGATTGTGATCGAACGATGCAATATTGTCATTTTATTGAAATAAACGCTTTACAAGCGACTAAGCACACTTTACTATGCGCACCGTTCCCAAGCAAAGGGGACAAATTTGGTGAGATGGCTGAGTGGTCGAAAGCACCGGTCTTGAAAACCGGCAGGGGTTTGTAGCCCCTCTAGGGTTCAAATCCCTATCTCACCGCCATATTCGAAAAGGCTGCACAATGTGCAGCATTTTTTCGTTCTAAAGCCCTATCTAAACGCTTACCATGTTAACTAACATTTATGCTCGCATCGGACTATTATGCTATTACTTGCCCCTTGATGTAGGATTTTTTTAGGTGTTTCATCATGTCGTTATAAAACATTGTTAACGTTCGCTCACCACCTTCAAAGCAGGTACTCATAGCAAGCCCTTTATTATTTTATAAGCCTCGAAAATCAAACGCGTATCCATTTCAAATTACTATAATACCATTTTAATTAAATATCTGATCTAATAAGGGTTGTTATCATAATCTTCATTAACCGCCTTGAACTTAAAAACATCAAAACAGCTTTTATACCAATTGAATTAATTAATTGATCAATTGGTATAAATTGTGGGGTAATCACTTTTGGCAAAGAGGTTACTTTGTTGATTCAGTAGGGATAAATGAGGAAATGATTAGGCAATATGTTCGTCATCAGGAGAAGCAAAAGCGGATAGAAGCAGAAGCTCAAATGGGTTGCTAGACTAAATAATGCCCCCTTCGAGGGGCTCAACGAAAGCCACCTTCTTTAGAAGGTGGTAATTTACTTTCTTTGAATTAAGTGTTTATAGAATGCTCTCTAGCGTTAATTCCATCATATCCTTGAAGGTATTTTCACGCTCATCTGCAGTGGTTTCTTCACCCGTTTTGATGTGGTCACTTACCGTTAGCACGGTGAGTGCTTTTTTACCGTATTCAGCAGCAACACCGTATAAACCAGCAGCTTCCATTTCAACAGCTAAAATACCTAAGCTTTCCATTTTAGCGAACATTTCTGGTTTTGGTGTGTAGAATAAGTCAGCAGTAAAGATATTACCAACATGAACATCTTTGCCCAGTTTGTCGGCAGTATCGACAACATTTTTTAATAAACCAAAATCAGCCGTTGCCGCAAAGTCACAATTGTCTAGGCGATTGCGGTTTACATTTGAGTCTGTGCTCGCCGCCATACCGATAACAATATCGCGTACGTTAATGTCATCGCGCACTGCGCCACAAGAGCCAATGCGAATAATATTTTCTACGCCGTATTCTTTGTATAGTTCGGTTGCGTAGATAGAAATAGAGGGAATACCCATACCTGATCCCATCACAGAGATGCGCTTACCTTTATAAGTACCCGTAAATCCAAACATGTTGCGTACACGAGTAACGCATTTTACGTCTTCTAAGAAGTTATCTGCGATGAACTTGGCGCGTAGTGGGTCGCCAGGCATTAACACTGTTTCGGCAAAATCGCCGACAGCAGCTTCAATATGTGGAGTTGCCATAATAAAACCTTATGTTGATTAGGTTTCAGTAAGTTTCTAGCCAGATTTTCTCTGCTATCAAGGGTTTTTTACTGAAGCGTTTATAAAAATAGTTCGTTATTTGTTATTTATTGTCGTTAGCTAAAGAATCGTTCAACAATCCAATGATAGCCAACACTGCCAAGGTAAATACCAAAAATACCTGCGATACCTGAAATTACTGGCGGTGCAGGTAGTGGCAGTTTAAGTAGGGAAAACACAATCCCAACCAAAGCACCTGTGCCTAAAGATAAAAGCACTTCACTCATAAATGCTCCTTAGCGCATCGTTTACTATGTGATTTGCTATTTAGTTTACTTGGTACGCAGTGCTCGTTTTTCACTATCCGAGAGAAAGCTCATAGTAATGGCATTCTCTTGCAGTTTTGTGAACTGCTCTGTCGAAAAGTTAAACAGCTGCTTCGCTAGTTCGAATTCATGCTTTATTTCTATGTTTTCAACGGCAGGGTCATCAGTGTTTAAGCACACTAAATTACCATTCGCTAAAAAGGTTGTGATCGGATGTTTACGCAAATCACTTACTGTGCCTGTTTGAAAATTAGACGTTAGGCAAGATTCGAGGCCGATATTATACTTGGCCAAATGGTCAAGTAAATCTTTATCTTGATAACTGTTAACACCGTGACCAATTCGTTCTGCGCCTAATAAGTTTATCGCCTGCCAAACACTTTCTGGCCCTTGTGCTTCACCAGCGTGCACGGTAATTCGCATATCTGCATTGCGCGCTTGTTTAAATAAATCAACAAATAATTCACAAGGGTAGTTAGTTTCATCGCCTGCTAAATCAATGCCTGTGATATGTTCTTTGTGGGCTAATAGTGCATTGAGCTCTGTGGTGCAATGCTCGACGCCAAAGGTACGGCTTAAAATGCCTAAGAGATTTATTTGAACGGCATAGTCTTGCTGACCAGATCTAATCCCATCAACCACAGCGGCAACCACATCGGCAACGGGCAATTGATGAGTCATTGCCATATAAAAAGGTGAAAACCTCAACTCAGCATAGCTCAACCCTGCGTGGTAAGCGTCTTCAACATTTTCGTATGCAACCCGTTTAACGTCATCGAGTGAAGTCAGTACTTTTACGCCCCAGTCCAATTTAGCAAGGAATGACAATAAGTCAGGTTCGCTTTCTTGAATTTGAACATGCGGTAAGAAGTCTTGGAGATTGTCAGCAGGCAACTGAATATTGTTCTGCTGGGCAAGCTCCCAAGTGGTTTGCGGACGAATGTTACCATCGAGGTGGCGGTGAAGGTCGATCAAGGGCAGGTTTGGGTTGTAACTGGTCATATTTTCCTTATTTTTATCAGAACTTAATGCGAGTGTAAGTGGAGTTTGCTATTACCGAGTAAATGATGACTGTAGGCTGTTAATTAGCCTGTCAGTTATGCAAGTTGCAATTGCTCAACATTATACTGCTTTTTTCGTCGTGAATGGGGGATTTTCGGTTGGTAATTGCAGTTATTCCTGCTAGATTAACTGCGGGATTAGTTATTTAGGCGTCTAGACGTAGAAAGAGTAACTTAAAACAAGACAAAGAAGTTAAACATAGGTTTGTTTCAAATAAAACAAACCATAAGTAGTAAGAGAAATCACATGTACCAAACCGACGATATTCGAATTAATCAGATCAAAGAATTATTACCACCTATCGCGTTAATCGAACGATTTCCCGCGACAGAAAAAGCGTCGGAAACAGTATTTCAAGGCCGCCAAGCAATCAGCGATATTTTTAACGGTAAAAACGACCGTTTGCTCGTGGTGATTGGTCCTTGCTCTATCCACGACCCCAAAGCTGCCATTGAATATGGTGAGCGCTTAGTGAAGCTGCGTGAAAAGTATAAAGACAATCTTGAAATTGTTATGCGCGTGTACTTTGAGAAGCCACGCACCACGGTTGGCTGGAAAGGCTTGATCAACGATCCTTATTTAAATAACAGCTTTAAGCTAAATGACGGCTTGCGCATCGGCCGTAAACTACTATTAGATCTTAACGACTTGGGCTTACCTACGGCGGGTGAGTTTTTAGATATGATCACGCCACAATACATGGCCGATTTTATGTGTTGGGGCGCAATTGGCGCACGTACGACGGAAAGCCAGGTGCACCGCGAGCTAGCGTCAGGTCTTTCATGCCCGGTGGGCTTTAAAAACGGCACAGATGGCACAATTAAGGTCGCTGTTGATGCAATCGGCGCAGCAAGTGCTTCTCACCACTTCTTATCAGTCACGAAATACGGACACTCAGCCATTGTCGAAACCGCGGGTAATCCAGATTGCCATATTATTTTGCGCGGCGGTAAAGAAACCAATTACGACAAAGACAGCGTTAGAGCCGTCACCGAGCAGCTTGCAGGTGCTAAGTTAAATACCAAAATTATGATCGATTTTAGCCACGCAAACAGCAAGAAGAAATTCGAAAATCAAATGTTAGTCTGTGATGATGTCTCAGCGCAGATTGCCCAAGGTAACCAAGATATTTTTGGTGTTATGGTGGAAAGTCACTTGGTTGAAGGTCGTCAAGACTTAGTCGAAGGGGAAGCGGCGACCTATGGTCAAAGTATCACTGATGCCTGCATTGGTTGGCAGGATACTGAAACCTTATTAGCACAGTTAAACGAAGCCGTCGCAACCCGCAACAAGTAGCGAACCACAACAAACAACAAGTGATATCGCATGTATTTAGCGATATCGTTGCAATATGATCAAAGCCGCTAGCTCAATGAGTTCGCGGCTTTTTTTTGTGCTTGTTGAATAATTCTGCGATAGTGTGAGCAGTCATTCAGTTGTTAAGCACAATTATATGGATCAGTTAATTAATCAAGTTATCAGCCAAGTGAATAGCGTTGTATTGGGTAAAGACAAAGAAGTGCGACTTGCTGTTGCTTGTTTACTGGCGAAAGGGCACTTGTTGATTGAAGATTTACCGGGCATGGGTAAAACCACCTTGGCACAAATATTAGCCAAGGTTTTTGGTTTAAGTTATCAGCGCTGCCAATTCACCAGTGATATGTTGCCTTCTGATGTCACAGGGATCTCTATTTTCGACACCGAACAAAAACAGTTTGTCTTACACCACGGGCCTATTTTCAACCAATTGGTGCTGGCCGATGAAATCAATCGCGCTAGCCCGAAAACCCAGAGTGCATTGCTTGAAGCGATGGAAGAACATCAGGTCAGTATCGACGGCGTTACCCACGACCTACCAACTCCATTTTTTGTTATAGCAACGCAAAACCCCTTATTTCACGCGGGTACTAATCCTTTACCAGAGTCACAGCTTGATCGGTTTATGATGCGCCTTTCCTTGGGCTTTCCTGACGTTGAAGCTGAGAAACAAATTCTGTTAGGTGAAGGACTAAAAGAAAAGGTTGAAAAAACAGCATGCGTATTAAACCACCAGCAGCTTGCCACTATCCAGCAAGCGGTGCTTGAGGTTAGTGCATCGGATGCTGTGTTGGAATACATCATTGCCTTGAGTCACGTCTCTAGGTCGAGTGATTTTACTGCAAATCCGCTATCGCCTCGTGCCGGTAAAGCATTACTTAATGCAGCGAAAGCATGGGCTTTTATTCATCAACGCGATTATGTGTTACCAGATGATGTGCAGGCGGTATTTACCAGTGTGTGTGAGCACCGCTTAGATGCCGGTGTCACAGAGTTAGCGCGCGATGGTGGTTTGGCAATGGAAGTATTAAAACAAGTGGATGTACTATCACCTTTGACTTAGCGCCAATTTGGGATAGCGATAAAAAGCTATACGAAACGAAAACATAAATCGAATAAGGCCCTAAGGGCAGTTATATGATCAACAAGTTCAAACAGTATTTTACCAACAAGTTTAATCAGTGGCTGACAGTGCGCGTACCTGTAGCCAAACAGTTTGAACTCACCAATCGCAATATTTTTATTTTTCCAACGCGTTTTGGCTTCGCTTACCTCGCTGTGTTGGTATTGCTTTTCTTACTCGGTACCAACTACCAGAACAACGTAATCATCTTACTTTGCTACTTGATGGGCAGTTTTTTTATCACGGCAAAACTGACGGCGTTTTTTAATCTTAAAGGGTTAATTATCAAAGCTGAACCGTATGCTCAAGGTTTTAAAGGCCAAGATATTCCAGTTGCCATTTCACTTGAGGCAAGGTCGGCAAAACACGGCATCGTATTGGGGTTTGATAAACAATCAACCACCCAGCTCAAACACATTGGCAACGATGCCAAAACGACACCAGCGAATCGCCAAGCGCAAGTCACCATATACTACCAAGCAAATAAACGCGGCGTGTTATCACCAGGGCGTGTAAAGGTGTTCAGCGAACACGCATTTGGACTATTTCGCGTCTGGTCATGGCTAGACTTTGGCCATGAGTTGGTTGTTTATCCGCACCCGATGGCCATAGCGAGTAAACATTTACTGGAAATGCCCAATCAAGCTCAAGATGGCGAGCAACTGGTGAGTGACCGCGATGGCGATGAATTTAAAGAGCTTACCGCCTATAAACCTGGCGAGTCAATGGCACGTGTTGCCTGGAAGCAGTTAGCGCGTGGGCAGGGGAAATTGACCAAGCACTACCACCAACTCTCGGGCCAACGACGTGAACTATCGCTCGATATGTTGCCGCCAGTATCAATTGAGCAAAAACTCTCTTACCTGTGTTATCTGGTTTTACAGTACAGCCAAGCAAGTTATGCGTTTGGCCTTTCGCTGGCGCACCAGAAAATTAGCGCCGATCACGGTGAGCAGCACAAGCAACAATGCTTACGAGCGTTGGCGGAATTTGGTGGCTGATATGATTGAGTCTTTGCGTGCACGAATGCCGTCATTAGTTGAATTTAAAGTGCGTGATAAACGCGTTAATTTCTCTATGTTTGATTTTAAAAAGCGTTCGGGAACTGAGCATTATCAGCTAAGTTTGCTCAATTGTTGGCTATTACTGCTCGTACAAACGCTGACATTGGCGTTATTTGTCAGTGAACTGACCACATGGATGATGGCGCTAATCGCCCTGAGCATCATTTGGCAAGTGGCGAGAATTCATGCCGCCAAGCAAAAGCAAAGACAAGGAAAGATAGAGGCCACCCCTCGGCTTATTGTTGCGCTTTTCGCGTTAACGGGGGCAGGGATCATCATTGTCAATGGCCAGTCACTGGGGTTGCTGCTCAGTATGGTGCATCTGATTTGTTTTGCCTACGCCATCAAGGCGTTTGAGATACGTAAACGCTCTGATTTTTATCAACTGATTTTGATCGGGCTATTTTTACATGCCTGTGCATTAATTTTTGCCCAGAATATTTGGTTCGCTGCCATCGTTATGTCGTTAGTGGTACTTAACTTTGCACTGCTGTTTCGAGTATTTGCGGCATCGATTGCCGTGCCTATTGCGTATCGAGAAACCGGCAAGTTATTGTTGCTCAGTATTCCATTAGCCGCTGCACTGTTTGTGTTTTTTCCAAGGCTCTCACCGTTTTGGCAAGTACCATTGGCGAATACCGCTAAAACGGGCCTTGGCAGTGATGTACGACCGGGTGATATTGCGAAATTAGCACTGTCTGATGAATTGGCCTTTCGGGTTGAGTTTACCGGTGATTCTCCATCAATATCTAAAATGTATTGGCGTGCGATGACTATGCCGTTTTACAACGGTCAAAGTTGGAGCCGTACCCAAAATAATCAAGCTCCTCGTTACTTGCTGGCCGAGCCAAATTTTCAAATAGCGGCCAATGACACAGAGTCTTACAGCTACCAAATTATGGTCGAGCAAAGTAATCAACATTGGTTATTCGCCCTAGACACCGCGCTTGCTCCCAGTAACGATGCTCGTCAACTTGCTGACTTTTCACTGATCAATAACCAACCCTTAACAAAGACAAAAAGTTATCAAGTTGTCAGTTACCCTAATGCGATTCGCGAACCTGAGATGTCACAAGTGTTTCAGCGTTTTTATACTCGGCTGCCAGCCGATGTTAGCCCTAAGCTACAAGCACTTGGCCAAGAACTTGCTGGCCGATATACCAATAAGCAGGCACTGATCAATCATGTTTTGGCGCAGTACCGAGAGCAAGAATACTTTTACACATTAACTCCGCCGCTGTTAGCCAACAATAGCCTCGACCAGTTTTATTTTGATACCCGATCAGGCTTTTGCGAGCACTATGCCAGCAGCTTTGCTTTTTTAATGCGTGCCGCGGGTATTCCGGCGCGATTAGTGACCGGGTATTTAGGCGGTGAACGCAACGAACGTGGCAACTACTTCGCGATTTATCAATACGATGCTCATGCTTGGACGGAAGTTTGGTTACCTGAACTAGGCTGGGTGACTATCGATCCCACCTCAGCGGTTAGCCCAGACAGAGTTAGCGACAATATGGCTGATGCACTCAGGGAGCAGCGCATTAATCTCGCAGGTGCGTTTAGTTGGGAAGCGTTTTCTAGTGCCCAGTGGTTAGCCAAAATTAGAATGCAGATAGAGGCGATAGATTATCAATGGAACCGCCTCGTATTAAGTTACACTGTGGAAAAGCAATCTCGCTTTTTAAAAGAGTTACTCGGCAGTGGCAGTTTTTGGAAATCTACAGCAATT is a window of Thalassotalea euphylliae DNA encoding:
- a CDS encoding DUF58 domain-containing protein translates to MINKFKQYFTNKFNQWLTVRVPVAKQFELTNRNIFIFPTRFGFAYLAVLVLLFLLGTNYQNNVIILLCYLMGSFFITAKLTAFFNLKGLIIKAEPYAQGFKGQDIPVAISLEARSAKHGIVLGFDKQSTTQLKHIGNDAKTTPANRQAQVTIYYQANKRGVLSPGRVKVFSEHAFGLFRVWSWLDFGHELVVYPHPMAIASKHLLEMPNQAQDGEQLVSDRDGDEFKELTAYKPGESMARVAWKQLARGQGKLTKHYHQLSGQRRELSLDMLPPVSIEQKLSYLCYLVLQYSQASYAFGLSLAHQKISADHGEQHKQQCLRALAEFGG
- the deoD gene encoding purine-nucleoside phosphorylase, which codes for MATPHIEAAVGDFAETVLMPGDPLRAKFIADNFLEDVKCVTRVRNMFGFTGTYKGKRISVMGSGMGIPSISIYATELYKEYGVENIIRIGSCGAVRDDINVRDIVIGMAASTDSNVNRNRLDNCDFAATADFGLLKNVVDTADKLGKDVHVGNIFTADLFYTPKPEMFAKMESLGILAVEMEAAGLYGVAAEYGKKALTVLTVSDHIKTGEETTADERENTFKDMMELTLESIL
- a CDS encoding transglutaminase family protein: MIESLRARMPSLVEFKVRDKRVNFSMFDFKKRSGTEHYQLSLLNCWLLLLVQTLTLALFVSELTTWMMALIALSIIWQVARIHAAKQKQRQGKIEATPRLIVALFALTGAGIIIVNGQSLGLLLSMVHLICFAYAIKAFEIRKRSDFYQLILIGLFLHACALIFAQNIWFAAIVMSLVVLNFALLFRVFAASIAVPIAYRETGKLLLLSIPLAAALFVFFPRLSPFWQVPLANTAKTGLGSDVRPGDIAKLALSDELAFRVEFTGDSPSISKMYWRAMTMPFYNGQSWSRTQNNQAPRYLLAEPNFQIAANDTESYSYQIMVEQSNQHWLFALDTALAPSNDARQLADFSLINNQPLTKTKSYQVVSYPNAIREPEMSQVFQRFYTRLPADVSPKLQALGQELAGRYTNKQALINHVLAQYREQEYFYTLTPPLLANNSLDQFYFDTRSGFCEHYASSFAFLMRAAGIPARLVTGYLGGERNERGNYFAIYQYDAHAWTEVWLPELGWVTIDPTSAVSPDRVSDNMADALREQRINLAGAFSWEAFSSAQWLAKIRMQIEAIDYQWNRLVLSYTVEKQSRFLKELLGSGSFWKSTAIIIAVFLSMFVLLWLRGFYQQPRLVKPRWQLQFEALLDKLTARGLKREAHQVPSTLIPAISAQNSEAAILFAKLCTEYDALRYQPFTKDELEAKAKGFIQSCKAFNKHLGKINNRGGALGTVSIVE
- a CDS encoding AAA family ATPase, with the protein product MDQLINQVISQVNSVVLGKDKEVRLAVACLLAKGHLLIEDLPGMGKTTLAQILAKVFGLSYQRCQFTSDMLPSDVTGISIFDTEQKQFVLHHGPIFNQLVLADEINRASPKTQSALLEAMEEHQVSIDGVTHDLPTPFFVIATQNPLFHAGTNPLPESQLDRFMMRLSLGFPDVEAEKQILLGEGLKEKVEKTACVLNHQQLATIQQAVLEVSASDAVLEYIIALSHVSRSSDFTANPLSPRAGKALLNAAKAWAFIHQRDYVLPDDVQAVFTSVCEHRLDAGVTELARDGGLAMEVLKQVDVLSPLT
- the aroG gene encoding 3-deoxy-7-phosphoheptulonate synthase AroG, whose amino-acid sequence is MYQTDDIRINQIKELLPPIALIERFPATEKASETVFQGRQAISDIFNGKNDRLLVVIGPCSIHDPKAAIEYGERLVKLREKYKDNLEIVMRVYFEKPRTTVGWKGLINDPYLNNSFKLNDGLRIGRKLLLDLNDLGLPTAGEFLDMITPQYMADFMCWGAIGARTTESQVHRELASGLSCPVGFKNGTDGTIKVAVDAIGAASASHHFLSVTKYGHSAIVETAGNPDCHIILRGGKETNYDKDSVRAVTEQLAGAKLNTKIMIDFSHANSKKKFENQMLVCDDVSAQIAQGNQDIFGVMVESHLVEGRQDLVEGEAATYGQSITDACIGWQDTETLLAQLNEAVATRNK
- the add gene encoding adenosine deaminase, with translation MTSYNPNLPLIDLHRHLDGNIRPQTTWELAQQNNIQLPADNLQDFLPHVQIQESEPDLLSFLAKLDWGVKVLTSLDDVKRVAYENVEDAYHAGLSYAELRFSPFYMAMTHQLPVADVVAAVVDGIRSGQQDYAVQINLLGILSRTFGVEHCTTELNALLAHKEHITGIDLAGDETNYPCELFVDLFKQARNADMRITVHAGEAQGPESVWQAINLLGAERIGHGVNSYQDKDLLDHLAKYNIGLESCLTSNFQTGTVSDLRKHPITTFLANGNLVCLNTDDPAVENIEIKHEFELAKQLFNFSTEQFTKLQENAITMSFLSDSEKRALRTK
- a CDS encoding DUF1427 family protein; amino-acid sequence: MSEVLLSLGTGALVGIVFSLLKLPLPAPPVISGIAGIFGIYLGSVGYHWIVERFFS